The following proteins are co-located in the Desulfoscipio sp. XC116 genome:
- the rlmB gene encoding 23S rRNA (guanosine(2251)-2'-O)-methyltransferase RlmB: MEQIVVGRNPVSEALRAGRTINKIYLARDIRSAATADIIKLAREKQVPVQNVAKQILDRMAPGVVHQGVIAQVAPYAYAELEDILDGIKDADPLLILLDEVTDPHNLGAVIRSADAAGAHGVLIPKRRSAAVTPVVVKSSAGAVEFVPVARVVNMVRTIELLKERGIWVVGAHPDARQLVWDAPLAGPLAIVIGGEDKGLGRLVREKCDLLVKLPMAGRVNSLNASVAAALILFDAVRQRSRE, translated from the coding sequence ATGGAGCAAATTGTTGTTGGACGTAATCCGGTGAGCGAGGCGCTCAGGGCCGGCCGAACCATAAATAAAATATATCTGGCTCGGGATATAAGGTCTGCCGCAACCGCAGATATTATCAAGCTGGCTAGAGAAAAGCAAGTGCCCGTGCAAAATGTGGCTAAACAAATTTTGGACCGCATGGCGCCCGGTGTGGTTCATCAGGGTGTGATTGCCCAGGTTGCGCCGTATGCATATGCAGAGCTGGAGGATATTCTGGACGGTATAAAAGACGCTGATCCTTTGCTGATACTGTTGGATGAAGTTACGGACCCGCATAATTTAGGGGCCGTCATTCGCTCCGCCGATGCAGCCGGTGCTCACGGGGTGCTTATTCCCAAACGCCGGTCCGCCGCGGTAACTCCGGTGGTTGTTAAGTCCTCGGCCGGGGCGGTGGAGTTTGTGCCTGTGGCCCGGGTGGTTAATATGGTTCGCACTATTGAATTACTTAAAGAGCGGGGTATCTGGGTGGTAGGTGCGCATCCCGATGCGCGGCAATTGGTTTGGGATGCTCCCCTGGCGGGTCCGCTGGCCATAGTAATCGGTGGGGAGGATAAAGGCCTGGGGCGGCTTGTACGGGAAAAGTGCGATTTATTGGTAAAGTTACCTATGGCCGGTCGGGTTAATTCCCTTAACGCCTCGGTGGCGGCGGCGCTAATTCTGTTTGATGCGGTGCGCCAGAGAAGTAGGGAATGA
- the thyX gene encoding FAD-dependent thymidylate synthase, with the protein MGRTELRVELLQHTINPEQLVALAAKLCYSSADIGELQQGVTEVDQSLFVRKLADMGHLTPIEHVSFTFGVEGVSRSLLAQITRHRIASFSVKSQRYVSEDSSAKAAGVFNYIIPPRIAALGDNEVQEYAGQMAKIQQWYDQWLEKLACHGDAAREDARFILPNAAETKLVVTMNARELLHFFALRCCNRAQWEIRALATEMLRLVRQVAPELFREAGPGCLTGPCPEGAMSCGRQAEVCDKFRKL; encoded by the coding sequence ATGGGGAGAACGGAACTGCGCGTCGAACTGTTGCAACATACTATAAATCCCGAGCAGCTGGTGGCTTTGGCGGCTAAGCTTTGTTATTCCTCCGCGGATATAGGAGAACTGCAACAGGGCGTTACTGAGGTAGATCAGTCACTTTTTGTGCGCAAATTAGCCGATATGGGACATTTAACACCCATAGAGCATGTCAGCTTTACTTTTGGGGTGGAGGGGGTTTCCCGAAGCCTCTTGGCTCAGATAACCAGGCACAGGATTGCCAGTTTCAGCGTGAAGTCCCAGCGGTACGTCAGTGAAGACAGTTCTGCTAAAGCAGCTGGTGTATTTAATTATATAATTCCACCGCGCATTGCCGCCTTGGGTGATAACGAAGTGCAGGAATATGCCGGGCAGATGGCTAAAATACAGCAATGGTATGATCAATGGCTGGAAAAACTGGCTTGCCACGGGGATGCGGCCCGGGAAGACGCCCGGTTTATTCTGCCCAATGCCGCCGAAACTAAGCTGGTGGTTACTATGAATGCCCGAGAGCTGTTGCATTTTTTTGCCTTGCGCTGCTGTAACCGGGCACAATGGGAAATAAGGGCGTTGGCTACGGAAATGCTGCGCTTGGTGCGGCAGGTGGCTCCCGAGCTGTTCCGGGAAGCCGGTCCCGGTTGTCTGACCGGGCCTTGCCCGGAAGGCGCCATGAGCTGTGGCAGGCAAGCCGAAGTATGCGATAAGTTCCGGAAATTATAG
- the secE gene encoding preprotein translocase subunit SecE yields the protein MAVTKKQEGSMKKDKGTGTGIGKELVKKDNRKEVAKKNAAANKPNRIEQARAFFRGVTNELKKVHWPNRRETMIYTSVVLVSVVFVAVLIWVFDIILGSAMGMLIK from the coding sequence GTGGCCGTGACCAAAAAACAGGAAGGGTCTATGAAAAAAGATAAAGGCACAGGCACAGGCATAGGGAAAGAATTAGTTAAAAAAGATAATCGGAAAGAAGTGGCCAAAAAGAATGCCGCTGCCAACAAGCCTAACCGAATTGAGCAAGCTAGAGCTTTTTTCCGTGGGGTAACGAACGAACTCAAAAAAGTGCACTGGCCCAATCGCAGGGAGACCATGATTTATACTTCGGTGGTTTTGGTTTCGGTGGTGTTTGTGGCTGTATTAATTTGGGTATTTGATATTATTCTCGGTTCGGCCATGGGTATGCTGATAAAATAG
- the tuf gene encoding elongation factor Tu has product MAKAKFERTKPHVNIGTIGHVDHGKTTLTAAITTILSTVGGATVKKYDEIDNAPEERERGITINTAHVEYETTARHYAHVDCPGHADYVKNMITGAAQMDGSILVVSAADGPMPQTREHILLSRQVGVPYIVVYLNKSDQVDDDELLELVDMEVRELLSQYEFPGDDIPVITGSALKALECGCGKRDCEWCKSVWELMDAVDSYIPNPERDIDKPFLMPIEDVFTITGRGTVGTGRIERGAVKVGEEVEIVGLMDKPRKTVVTGVEMFRKILDRGEAGDNVGCLLRGVDRKEIERGQVLAKPGSIKPHTKFHAEVYVLTKEEGGRHTPFFNGYRPQFYFRTTDVTGVAQLPEGVEMVMPGDNIKMDIELITPIAIEEGLRFAIREGGRTVGAGVVTGINE; this is encoded by the coding sequence ATGGCAAAGGCGAAATTTGAGCGGACCAAACCGCACGTAAACATTGGTACCATTGGTCACGTAGACCATGGCAAAACCACGCTGACCGCGGCGATCACCACTATACTGTCGACAGTTGGCGGAGCCACAGTGAAGAAATACGATGAGATTGATAACGCACCGGAAGAAAGAGAGCGCGGGATTACCATCAATACCGCCCACGTGGAATACGAGACCACAGCCAGGCACTACGCGCACGTAGACTGCCCCGGTCACGCCGACTATGTAAAGAATATGATTACCGGCGCAGCCCAGATGGACGGCTCCATACTGGTAGTATCGGCCGCCGACGGTCCCATGCCCCAGACCCGTGAACATATATTGCTCTCCCGCCAGGTAGGTGTGCCCTATATCGTGGTGTACCTGAACAAATCCGACCAGGTAGACGACGACGAACTGCTGGAGCTGGTAGACATGGAAGTGCGTGAGCTATTAAGCCAATACGAATTTCCCGGCGACGACATACCTGTAATCACCGGTTCGGCATTAAAAGCGTTGGAATGCGGGTGCGGCAAACGTGACTGCGAATGGTGCAAAAGCGTTTGGGAACTGATGGACGCAGTAGACTCCTATATTCCCAACCCGGAACGTGACATCGACAAGCCGTTTTTGATGCCTATCGAAGACGTATTCACCATCACCGGTCGCGGTACCGTGGGCACCGGTCGTATTGAGCGCGGCGCCGTCAAAGTAGGTGAAGAAGTAGAAATCGTAGGTCTCATGGATAAGCCGCGCAAGACCGTCGTTACCGGCGTGGAAATGTTCCGCAAGATACTTGACCGCGGCGAAGCGGGCGACAATGTAGGCTGTCTGCTGCGCGGTGTAGACCGTAAAGAAATCGAGCGCGGCCAGGTGCTGGCCAAACCCGGCAGCATCAAGCCCCATACCAAATTTCACGCGGAAGTATACGTGCTGACCAAAGAAGAGGGCGGCCGGCATACACCGTTTTTCAATGGTTACCGCCCGCAATTTTACTTCCGCACCACAGACGTGACCGGCGTGGCTCAGCTGCCGGAGGGTGTGGAAATGGTAATGCCCGGCGACAACATTAAAATGGATATCGAGCTTATTACTCCCATTGCCATAGAAGAAGGATTGCGCTTCGCTATTCGTGAAGGCGGCCGTACCGTGGGCGCCGGTGTTGTTACCGGTATCAACGAATAG
- the rplA gene encoding 50S ribosomal protein L1, with amino-acid sequence MPKRGKRYQDAAKQIDRAKLYDPQEAIDLLKSMSKAKFDETVEVAVRLGVDPRHADQQVRGAMVLPHGTGKTRTVLVFARDDKAKEAEAAGADFVGAEDMVEKIQKEGWLGFEVAIATPDMMGMVGKLGRILGPRGLMPNPKTGTVTFDVNQAIQEVKAGKIEYRVDKAGNIHAPIGKASFDAEKLAQNLKALVDQLIRVRPAAAKGQYIKGITITTTMGPGVKVSAQKVTA; translated from the coding sequence ATGCCAAAAAGAGGGAAAAGGTATCAAGATGCGGCCAAACAAATTGACCGTGCAAAACTTTACGATCCGCAGGAAGCAATTGACTTGCTCAAAAGCATGTCCAAAGCTAAGTTTGATGAAACTGTGGAGGTCGCGGTTAGGCTTGGCGTGGACCCGCGGCATGCCGACCAGCAGGTCCGGGGAGCCATGGTGTTGCCACACGGTACCGGTAAAACTCGTACTGTGCTGGTTTTTGCCAGGGATGATAAGGCCAAGGAAGCCGAAGCTGCCGGAGCGGATTTTGTCGGTGCGGAAGATATGGTGGAAAAGATTCAAAAGGAAGGCTGGCTGGGATTTGAAGTGGCCATTGCTACCCCGGATATGATGGGTATGGTGGGTAAATTGGGTCGTATTCTTGGCCCGCGTGGGTTAATGCCCAACCCCAAAACAGGTACTGTTACCTTCGATGTTAACCAGGCTATACAAGAAGTGAAAGCCGGTAAGATTGAATACCGGGTGGATAAGGCCGGGAATATTCACGCTCCTATTGGTAAAGCTTCCTTTGATGCTGAAAAACTTGCCCAGAATTTAAAGGCATTGGTCGACCAGCTTATCCGGGTCAGACCTGCGGCTGCCAAGGGCCAGTATATTAAAGGTATTACAATTACCACCACCATGGGGCCCGGTGTTAAGGTTAGCGCCCAGAAAGTTACTGCCTGA
- a CDS encoding NYN domain-containing protein, producing MNEYILVDGYNIVHAWPELAGLKDESLEHARDRLIDILANYAGFSGDRVVVVFDAHRVKGNQERYEETNGVQVFYTREDETADSLIERLVGDMPKDGNVHVATSDWDEQRVIFGRGAYRMTPGELMARVRKAGEENQKRLARKDYTDSYLENRLGGHIRQIFEQWRRKKD from the coding sequence ATGAATGAATACATTCTGGTTGACGGCTATAATATTGTCCATGCCTGGCCGGAATTGGCCGGGCTGAAAGATGAAAGCCTGGAGCATGCCCGGGATCGGTTGATAGATATACTGGCTAATTACGCCGGGTTCAGCGGTGACAGAGTGGTGGTGGTTTTTGACGCGCACAGGGTTAAGGGTAATCAGGAAAGATATGAAGAGACAAATGGAGTGCAGGTATTTTACACCCGGGAAGATGAAACCGCCGATTCTTTAATTGAAAGATTGGTGGGCGATATGCCGAAAGACGGCAATGTTCATGTGGCCACCTCCGATTGGGATGAGCAAAGGGTTATCTTTGGTCGGGGTGCTTATCGCATGACACCGGGGGAGTTAATGGCGCGGGTGCGTAAGGCGGGAGAGGAAAATCAGAAGCGATTGGCGCGTAAAGATTATACCGACAGCTATCTGGAAAATCGTCTGGGGGGACATATTCGCCAAATATTTGAGCAGTGGAGAAGAAAAAAAGATTAG
- the nusG gene encoding transcription termination/antitermination protein NusG, whose amino-acid sequence MSKRWFVIHTYSGYENKVKANLEKRIESMNMEDKIFRILVPMEDEVEFKDGKKKVTKRKIFPGYVLVEMIMTDDSWYVVRNTPGVTGFVGSGAKPIPLEEAEARQIIRTMGMEESRTKVDFNVGEQVRVTSGPFENFGGVIEEILLDKNKLRVLISMFGRETPVELDYNQVEKIN is encoded by the coding sequence ATGAGTAAGCGCTGGTTTGTCATACATACCTACTCCGGTTATGAAAACAAGGTTAAGGCGAACCTGGAAAAGCGCATTGAGTCCATGAATATGGAAGATAAGATATTCCGTATTTTGGTTCCCATGGAAGACGAGGTAGAGTTTAAAGACGGCAAAAAAAAGGTTACCAAACGGAAAATTTTCCCCGGCTACGTCTTGGTGGAAATGATAATGACCGACGATTCATGGTACGTGGTGCGTAATACTCCCGGAGTAACCGGTTTTGTAGGTAGCGGGGCTAAGCCTATTCCGCTGGAAGAAGCGGAAGCCCGGCAAATTATCAGGACGATGGGTATGGAGGAATCGCGTACCAAAGTTGACTTTAATGTTGGCGAACAGGTGCGAGTGACCTCCGGGCCTTTTGAGAATTTTGGCGGGGTTATTGAGGAAATACTGCTTGATAAGAACAAGCTAAGGGTATTGATATCCATGTTTGGCCGGGAAACCCCGGTGGAGCTTGATTATAATCAGGTTGAAAAAATAAATTAG
- the sigH gene encoding RNA polymerase sporulation sigma factor SigH — protein MNLHAQKDASSDFQLMIDEDVVEFAREGDDAALEYLINKYKNFVRAKARSYFLIGADREDIIQEGMIGLYKAIRDFRMDKLSSFRAFAELCITRQIITAIKTATRQKHIPLNSYVSLNKPIYDEDSDRTLLDVISGSKISDPEELIISREEFDDIEEKMGEILSSLEWKVLMSYLEGKSYQEIAVDLKRHVKSIDNALQRVKRKLERYLEKREA, from the coding sequence TTGAATTTACACGCCCAAAAGGATGCTTCCAGCGATTTTCAGTTAATGATTGACGAAGACGTTGTGGAATTTGCTCGTGAGGGTGACGATGCAGCTCTTGAGTATTTAATAAATAAGTATAAAAATTTTGTACGAGCCAAAGCACGTTCTTATTTTTTGATTGGTGCAGACCGTGAGGATATTATCCAGGAGGGTATGATCGGTCTATATAAGGCGATTCGTGATTTTCGGATGGACAAGTTGTCGTCTTTTCGTGCTTTTGCAGAGTTATGTATTACACGCCAAATAATAACTGCTATTAAAACCGCTACCAGACAAAAACATATTCCGTTAAATTCGTATGTTTCTTTAAATAAACCTATTTATGACGAAGACTCTGACCGTACCTTGCTGGATGTTATATCAGGTTCTAAAATATCCGATCCCGAAGAATTAATTATCAGTCGGGAGGAATTTGATGATATTGAAGAAAAGATGGGTGAAATACTAAGTTCATTGGAGTGGAAAGTGTTAATGTCTTACCTGGAAGGAAAGTCCTACCAGGAAATTGCCGTGGATCTTAAGAGGCATGTTAAATCTATTGATAATGCTTTGCAAAGAGTAAAGCGAAAATTGGAGCGTTATCTGGAGAAGCGCGAGGCCTAA
- a CDS encoding ribonuclease III domain-containing protein, producing MFGETAINIDPREVSSLVLAYIGDAVYELAVREYLVNQGITNVNKLHREAVRHVRASTQAKIFFALDGRLNKTEEAVARRGRNAKPGHAPRGDSVIEYRHSTGFESLVGYLYLQRDWPRLEEILSLAREVIEQELGTGR from the coding sequence ATGTTTGGAGAGACGGCCATAAACATTGATCCCCGGGAAGTATCCTCTTTGGTTCTGGCATACATAGGGGACGCGGTATACGAGCTGGCAGTGCGGGAGTATCTGGTTAACCAGGGTATAACCAACGTTAACAAATTGCACCGGGAGGCGGTGCGGCACGTGCGTGCTTCGACTCAGGCCAAAATTTTCTTCGCTCTTGACGGGCGCCTTAATAAAACCGAGGAAGCGGTGGCCCGCCGCGGGCGTAACGCCAAGCCCGGCCACGCGCCAAGGGGTGACAGTGTGATTGAGTACCGGCATAGCACCGGATTCGAAAGCTTGGTGGGTTACCTGTACCTGCAGCGTGATTGGCCCAGATTGGAAGAAATATTAAGCTTGGCCCGGGAGGTAATCGAACAGGAACTTGGTACGGGGCGTTAA
- the rplK gene encoding 50S ribosomal protein L11 has protein sequence MAKRVAAVIKLQVPAGKATPAPPVGPALGQHGVNIMQFVKDYNERTAKQAGMIIPVEITVYEDRSFTFITKTPPAAVLLKKAAGLETASGEPNKKKVGKVTSAQVREIAELKMQDLNANDVDAAMRMVEGTARSMGIEVAG, from the coding sequence ATGGCTAAACGGGTAGCGGCAGTTATTAAATTGCAGGTACCGGCGGGTAAGGCTACTCCCGCACCCCCGGTGGGTCCGGCACTGGGCCAACATGGGGTTAATATTATGCAATTTGTTAAAGATTATAATGAACGTACGGCCAAGCAGGCGGGGATGATTATTCCGGTAGAAATAACTGTTTATGAAGACAGGAGTTTTACCTTTATCACTAAAACCCCCCCGGCGGCGGTACTGCTGAAAAAGGCGGCCGGGCTGGAGACTGCTTCGGGCGAACCTAATAAGAAGAAAGTAGGCAAGGTAACCAGTGCCCAGGTGCGGGAAATTGCCGAGTTAAAAATGCAGGATTTAAACGCTAACGATGTTGACGCGGCTATGCGTATGGTTGAAGGGACCGCACGCAGCATGGGTATAGAGGTAGCCGGTTAA
- the rpmG gene encoding 50S ribosomal protein L33: protein MRVGVTLACTECKRRNYSTTKNKKNDPNRIELKKYCKFCHTHTMHKETR from the coding sequence GTGAGGGTGGGAGTAACGTTGGCCTGCACCGAGTGTAAGCGCAGAAATTATTCAACAACCAAGAATAAGAAAAACGATCCTAATCGTATTGAGCTGAAGAAGTATTGCAAGTTTTGTCATACCCATACCATGCATAAGGAAACCAGATAA
- the rplL gene encoding 50S ribosomal protein L7/L12: protein MSKVAEILEAVKGLTVLELAELVKAFEDEFGVSAAAPVAAVAAPVAGGAASAEEEVQTEFDVILTAVGDKKVNVIKVVREATGLGLKESKELVDSAPKPVKEKISKEDAEALKAKLAEAGATAEIK, encoded by the coding sequence ATGTCCAAAGTAGCAGAAATACTGGAAGCCGTTAAGGGCTTAACCGTTTTGGAGCTGGCCGAGCTGGTCAAAGCTTTTGAAGATGAATTTGGTGTAAGTGCGGCAGCCCCCGTTGCGGCTGTTGCGGCTCCCGTGGCTGGTGGCGCAGCCTCAGCCGAGGAAGAAGTGCAAACTGAATTTGATGTAATTTTAACAGCCGTTGGAGATAAGAAAGTTAACGTTATTAAGGTGGTACGCGAGGCTACCGGTCTGGGCTTAAAAGAGTCCAAGGAATTGGTTGACAGTGCTCCCAAGCCTGTCAAGGAGAAGATTAGCAAGGAAGACGCCGAAGCGCTTAAGGCTAAGCTTGCCGAAGCCGGTGCCACTGCTGAAATCAAGTAG
- the rplJ gene encoding 50S ribosomal protein L10 has product MPINKQEKEQMLQMLKEKMGSSQIIIMADYKGIDVDAMTKLRRKMRDSDSELKVAKNTIIKIAARELAIENVDPYLEGPTALAFGINDPVAPAKVLSEFIKEYKKLEIKAAVLEGQVIDAAQVKALASLPSREVLLAKVLGGMQAPMYGFAGALQGLLRNFVYVLDAVREKKAGEAAG; this is encoded by the coding sequence TTGCCTATTAATAAGCAGGAAAAAGAACAAATGCTGCAAATGCTCAAAGAAAAGATGGGTTCTTCGCAAATAATTATTATGGCCGACTATAAGGGTATTGATGTTGATGCCATGACCAAGTTGCGCCGTAAAATGCGCGATTCGGACAGTGAGTTAAAGGTAGCTAAGAATACGATTATTAAAATCGCGGCTCGGGAATTGGCTATCGAAAATGTAGATCCCTATTTGGAGGGCCCCACTGCGCTGGCCTTTGGCATAAATGATCCGGTAGCTCCGGCTAAAGTACTGAGTGAATTTATTAAAGAGTATAAGAAACTGGAAATAAAAGCGGCCGTTTTAGAAGGACAGGTTATTGACGCAGCACAAGTGAAGGCACTGGCCAGCTTACCTTCCCGGGAGGTGCTGCTGGCAAAAGTGCTGGGCGGAATGCAGGCCCCCATGTATGGTTTTGCCGGTGCTCTGCAGGGCTTGCTGAGGAATTTTGTTTATGTGCTTGATGCCGTGCGAGAGAAAAAAGCCGGCGAAGCGGCGGGTTAA